A genome region from Nicotiana tabacum cultivar K326 chromosome 13, ASM71507v2, whole genome shotgun sequence includes the following:
- the LOC107815184 gene encoding zinc finger protein ZAT11-like, whose product MKMVVLPIKREREGEFDTITTMANYLMLLSRQANNFDNINNSPNRVFECKTCNRQFSSFQALGGHRASHKKPRLMGELNFHQLSTSPPKPKTHECSICGLEFPIGQALGGHMRRHRAILNENNNIQVPHVVKKSNSRRVLCLDLNLTPLENDLEFKLGKSSPVVDCFL is encoded by the coding sequence ATGAAAATGGTGGTTCTACCaataaagagagaaagagaaggtgAGTTTGATACCATTACAACCATGGCCAATTACTTGATGCTTCTCTCTCGCCAAGCAAATAATTTTGACAATATCAACAACTCTCCTAATCGAGTTTTCGAGTGTAAAACTTGCAATAGACAATTTTCTTCATTTCAAGCTCTCGGCGGTCACAGGGCAAGTCATAAGAAGCCAAGATTAATGGGAGAATTGAATTTTCATCAGTTGTCAACTTCTCCTCCTAAACCAAAAACACATGAGTGTTCAATTTGTGGGCTTGAGTTTCCTATAGGTCAAGCTTTAGGTGGGCATATGAGAAGGCATAGAGCTATATtgaatgaaaataataatattcaAGTTCCTCATGTTGTAAAGAAATCAAATAGTCGGAGAGTTTTATGTTTGGATTTGAACTTGACCCCTTTGGAGAATGATTTAGAGTTCAAGTTGGGGAAGTCATCTCCTGTAGTTGATTGCTTCTTGTGA